A single region of the Streptomyces sp. NBC_01262 genome encodes:
- a CDS encoding DUF397 domain-containing protein — MEVAADGSPGLVPVRDSKDPQGPVLAFAAASWTAFVGELKAGRHRI, encoded by the coding sequence GTGGAGGTGGCGGCGGACGGGTCTCCCGGCCTCGTCCCCGTACGTGACAGCAAGGACCCGCAGGGTCCCGTGCTGGCCTTCGCGGCGGCCTCCTGGACCGCGTTCGTAGGCGAGTTGAAGGCCGGCCGGCACCGGATCTGA
- a CDS encoding S9 family peptidase, giving the protein MSSSEASSSMPDWEKRFRAPRVGLPEWAEDAPQRSLFVSNTTGTFELYAWDRETGAQRQVTDRPNGTSEGTLSPDGEWVWWFRDTDGDEFGVWVRQPFGGGADEDATPGLEASYPAGLALGKDGTAVVGRSTDEDGTTIHVVPPGEAEPVEIYRHAESGGVGDLSEDGTLIVVEHTEHGDAMHSSLRVVRLDGSAVAELDDTRGGQEELGLECLGFAPVAGDTRLLVAHQRRGRWEPMVWDVATGEETALAIELPGDVAAEWYPDGSALLVVHSYQARSEIFRYELATGALSRLQTPAGSVSGATARPDGTVEFLWSSAAEPSEVRSTTGATVLEAPGFRAPSSLPVEDVWVEGPGGRVHALVQKPVDGDGPFPTVFEIHGGPTWHDSDAFAAGPAAWLDHGFAVVRVNYRGSTGYGREWTDALKHRVGLIELEDIAAVREWAVGSGLADPAKLVLSGGSWGGFLTLLGLGTQPDAWTLGLAAVPVADYVAAYDDEMEQLKALDRTLFGGSPQDVPDRYEASSPITYVGQVKAPVYISAGMNDPRCPIRQIDNYVERLEGLGKTHEVYRYDAGHGSLVVEERIKQLRLELDFALRHLDISL; this is encoded by the coding sequence ATGAGCAGCAGCGAAGCCAGCAGCAGCATGCCGGATTGGGAGAAGCGCTTTCGGGCGCCGCGCGTGGGACTGCCCGAGTGGGCGGAGGACGCGCCGCAGCGCAGCCTCTTCGTGTCGAACACGACGGGGACGTTCGAGCTGTACGCCTGGGACCGGGAGACCGGGGCGCAGCGGCAGGTGACGGACCGGCCGAACGGGACGTCGGAGGGGACGCTGTCGCCGGACGGGGAGTGGGTGTGGTGGTTCCGGGACACGGACGGGGACGAGTTCGGGGTCTGGGTGCGGCAGCCGTTCGGCGGGGGTGCGGACGAGGATGCGACGCCGGGGCTGGAGGCCTCGTACCCGGCGGGGCTGGCGCTGGGGAAGGACGGGACGGCGGTGGTCGGCCGGTCCACGGATGAGGACGGGACGACGATCCATGTGGTGCCGCCCGGCGAAGCGGAGCCGGTGGAGATCTACCGGCATGCGGAGTCGGGCGGGGTCGGGGACCTGTCGGAGGACGGGACGCTGATCGTCGTCGAGCACACCGAGCACGGCGACGCGATGCACTCCTCGCTGCGCGTGGTCCGGCTGGACGGCTCGGCGGTGGCCGAGCTGGACGACACCCGGGGCGGGCAGGAGGAGCTGGGGCTGGAGTGCCTGGGCTTCGCGCCGGTGGCGGGTGACACGCGCCTGCTGGTGGCGCACCAGCGGCGCGGGCGCTGGGAGCCGATGGTGTGGGACGTGGCGACGGGCGAGGAGACGGCGCTCGCGATCGAGCTGCCGGGGGATGTCGCGGCGGAGTGGTATCCGGACGGCTCCGCGCTGCTCGTCGTGCACTCCTACCAGGCGCGCAGCGAGATCTTCCGCTACGAGCTGGCGACCGGCGCCCTCAGCAGACTCCAGACCCCCGCCGGGTCGGTGTCCGGGGCCACGGCCCGGCCCGACGGGACCGTCGAATTCCTGTGGTCCTCGGCGGCCGAGCCCTCCGAGGTACGGTCCACCACCGGCGCGACCGTCCTCGAAGCCCCCGGCTTCCGGGCGCCCTCGTCCCTCCCCGTCGAGGATGTCTGGGTGGAGGGGCCCGGCGGCCGGGTGCACGCCCTCGTACAGAAGCCGGTGGACGGCGACGGTCCGTTCCCGACCGTCTTCGAGATCCACGGCGGTCCCACGTGGCACGACTCGGACGCCTTCGCGGCCGGCCCGGCCGCCTGGCTGGACCACGGCTTCGCGGTCGTACGGGTCAACTACCGCGGCTCGACCGGCTACGGCCGGGAGTGGACGGACGCGCTCAAGCACCGCGTCGGCCTCATCGAGCTGGAGGACATCGCAGCCGTCCGCGAATGGGCCGTCGGGTCCGGCCTGGCCGACCCGGCGAAGCTGGTGCTGTCCGGCGGCTCGTGGGGCGGCTTCCTCACCCTCCTCGGCCTCGGTACGCAGCCCGACGCCTGGACGCTCGGGCTCGCCGCCGTGCCGGTCGCGGACTATGTCGCGGCCTACGACGACGAGATGGAGCAGCTGAAGGCGCTGGACCGTACGCTCTTCGGCGGTTCCCCGCAGGATGTGCCCGACCGGTACGAGGCCTCGTCGCCGATCACCTACGTCGGACAGGTCAAGGCCCCGGTCTACATCAGCGCGGGAATGAACGACCCGCGCTGCCCGATCCGGCAGATCGACAACTACGTCGAGCGGCTGGAGGGCCTGGGCAAGACGCACGAGGTCTACCGCTACGACGCGGGGCACGGCTCACTCGTCGTGGAGGAGCGGATCAAGCAGCTACGACTTGAGCTCGACTTCGCGCTGCGGCACCTGGACATCAGCCTCTGA
- a CDS encoding 2-phosphosulfolactate phosphatase, producing the protein MDCRFLGIAELIEAPSVAVVVDVMRAFTVAAWAFAQGAEKIVLAESLDEALALKARHPDWVALKDGPPAPGFDLVNSPGLLRSADLGGRTVVQKTTAGTVGALAVKEASLVLCAGFVVAEATARLLRTRGSDSVTFVVTGEDGRADEDLACAQYIARRATGVGTDAAEFLRRAAESRAAAELAEGVRQGVHPDDVALCLEVDRFPFAMVAALEGSLMVLRSRAMPSLTDEDPV; encoded by the coding sequence ATGGACTGTCGTTTTCTTGGCATCGCTGAGCTGATCGAAGCCCCGTCCGTGGCAGTCGTGGTGGACGTCATGCGCGCTTTCACCGTGGCTGCCTGGGCCTTTGCCCAAGGGGCGGAAAAGATCGTTCTTGCCGAGTCGCTGGACGAAGCCCTGGCGCTCAAGGCTCGCCACCCGGATTGGGTGGCGCTCAAGGACGGGCCGCCCGCACCCGGGTTCGATCTGGTGAACTCGCCGGGCCTGCTGCGTTCTGCTGACCTTGGCGGACGGACCGTTGTGCAGAAGACCACGGCGGGGACGGTCGGCGCCCTGGCGGTCAAGGAGGCGTCACTGGTGCTGTGCGCCGGCTTCGTGGTGGCGGAGGCAACGGCCCGGCTCTTGCGGACGCGCGGGAGTGACAGTGTCACGTTCGTGGTCACTGGCGAGGATGGGCGGGCCGACGAAGATCTGGCGTGCGCTCAATACATTGCTCGGAGGGCCACCGGGGTTGGGACGGATGCCGCTGAGTTCCTCCGCCGCGCTGCCGAGTCACGCGCCGCGGCCGAACTGGCGGAGGGGGTGCGTCAGGGAGTCCATCCTGATGACGTCGCGCTCTGTCTTGAGGTCGACCGGTTCCCCTTTGCCATGGTGGCGGCCTTGGAGGGCTCGCTCATGGTCCTGCGTTCACGCGCGATGCCTTCGCTGACTGACGAGGACCCGGTCTGA
- a CDS encoding damage-control phosphatase ARMT1 family protein: MTHSPAAGAPVITSDEPGSFAWTVLAKRHPALIQQVRDAVPYPPQQQRALDALLAETAHGVIEPLPAEAHDHARWAAWSAQYVGRSWFEVPFLWAESYFYRKLLEAVRYFEPGPWQGIDPFASFKRAELRDATVEEELAALDDLSKLPPEAQDQALLTGALWGNRADLGFRISSADPTDLGRHLIADDSDQLWSHLADSPSPTVYLLADNAGRELIPDLILIDHLLHTGRADQAVLHVKPYPYYVSDATTTDVIDCVHRISESPGQAGLIGPSLFDALSNGRLSVRSHPFSCAPLPYADMPDDLRTDLARATVTISKGDLNYRRLVGDRLRPATTPFADPTSYFPSPLLALRTLKSDIAIGLEPSTLAALEATGAPWRTSGTHAVIQFRP; the protein is encoded by the coding sequence GTGACACATTCCCCCGCAGCCGGCGCACCTGTGATCACGAGCGACGAGCCCGGCTCGTTCGCCTGGACCGTCCTCGCCAAGCGGCACCCCGCCCTCATCCAACAGGTCCGCGATGCCGTCCCCTACCCGCCGCAACAGCAGCGGGCCCTTGACGCGCTACTCGCCGAGACCGCCCACGGCGTGATCGAACCCCTCCCCGCCGAGGCCCACGACCACGCACGCTGGGCAGCCTGGAGCGCGCAGTACGTCGGCCGTTCCTGGTTCGAGGTGCCCTTCCTCTGGGCCGAGAGCTACTTCTACCGCAAGCTCCTCGAAGCCGTCCGCTACTTCGAGCCCGGCCCCTGGCAAGGCATCGACCCCTTCGCCTCCTTCAAGCGCGCCGAACTCCGCGACGCGACCGTTGAAGAGGAACTGGCCGCCCTCGACGACCTGTCAAAGCTCCCGCCCGAAGCCCAGGACCAAGCCCTCCTCACCGGCGCCCTGTGGGGCAACCGCGCCGACCTCGGCTTCCGCATCTCCTCCGCCGACCCCACGGACCTGGGCCGCCACCTCATCGCCGACGACAGCGACCAGCTCTGGAGCCACCTGGCGGACTCCCCATCGCCCACCGTCTACCTACTGGCGGACAACGCCGGCCGCGAACTCATCCCCGACCTGATCCTCATCGACCACCTCCTGCACACCGGCCGAGCCGACCAGGCCGTACTGCACGTCAAGCCCTACCCGTACTACGTATCCGACGCCACGACGACGGACGTCATCGACTGCGTGCACCGCATCAGCGAATCCCCCGGCCAAGCAGGTCTGATCGGCCCCAGCCTCTTCGACGCCCTCTCCAACGGCCGCCTCTCCGTACGCAGCCACCCCTTCTCCTGCGCACCGCTGCCCTACGCCGACATGCCCGACGACCTGCGCACCGACCTCGCCCGCGCCACCGTCACCATCTCCAAGGGCGACCTCAACTACCGCCGCCTCGTCGGCGACCGCCTCCGCCCCGCCACGACCCCCTTCGCCGACCCGACCTCCTACTTCCCCAGCCCCCTCCTCGCCCTGCGCACCCTCAAATCCGACATCGCCATCGGCCTCGAACCCTCCACCCTCGCCGCCCTCGAAGCCACCGGCGCCCCCTGGCGGACCAGCGGCACCCACGCCGTGATCCAGTTCCGTCCCTGA
- a CDS encoding ATP-binding protein: MHRFIGRDRELRTLRNAIDEVREAVGAAQPGQCVLMRGRRRVGKSTLVEEFLRQAAVPHLFFTAGGGSAEDELAELLDAAAGSTLPDHSLFAEETPSQWNAAFRLLAEILPDDTPSVVVIDEVPYLMERIDAFEGMLQRAWDRLLSRKPVLLLLVGSDLSMMEALNSYDRPFHQRGREMVVGPLNPADISEMLDLEPAAAFDAALITGGLPLICREWKPGTSMWDFLDAALENPISALLVSAERSLAAEFPPQAMGREVLRAIGSGERTFTNIARAAGGIAHSTLTRAADLLIDKRVVAAELPISLHPSKERRYRVADPYLRFWLAFLDPHMAEIERMRGDLTLARVRDQWTSWRGRAVEPLIRESLARILPDGELPAVPVVGGYWTRSNDVEIDLVGADRQPVAKQLLFLGSIKWLETSRFDAHDLAALHKHRAALTDDPIPLVAVSRSGVSCSGLQAIFGPEELLSAWRPR; encoded by the coding sequence ATGCATCGTTTCATCGGCAGGGATCGAGAACTGCGCACGCTGCGAAACGCGATCGACGAGGTCCGCGAGGCCGTCGGTGCGGCCCAGCCCGGCCAGTGCGTGCTCATGCGCGGCAGGCGGCGTGTCGGGAAGTCCACTCTGGTCGAGGAGTTCCTGCGGCAGGCGGCGGTCCCACACCTTTTCTTCACTGCCGGAGGCGGTTCCGCCGAGGACGAACTGGCGGAACTGCTCGACGCCGCTGCCGGCTCCACTCTGCCGGATCACTCGCTCTTCGCGGAGGAGACGCCGAGCCAGTGGAACGCAGCCTTCCGGCTCCTGGCGGAGATCCTGCCCGACGACACGCCGAGCGTGGTGGTGATCGACGAGGTGCCCTACCTGATGGAGCGCATCGATGCCTTCGAGGGCATGCTCCAGCGTGCCTGGGACCGGTTGCTCAGCCGCAAGCCCGTCCTGTTGCTGCTGGTCGGCTCGGATCTGTCGATGATGGAGGCGCTCAACAGCTACGACCGTCCGTTCCACCAGCGCGGGCGAGAGATGGTCGTGGGTCCCCTGAACCCGGCCGACATCAGCGAGATGCTCGACCTGGAGCCGGCCGCCGCCTTCGACGCCGCACTGATCACCGGCGGCCTTCCGCTGATCTGCCGGGAATGGAAGCCCGGGACCTCCATGTGGGACTTCCTTGACGCGGCGCTGGAGAACCCGATCTCCGCTCTGCTGGTCTCGGCCGAGCGGTCGCTCGCTGCGGAGTTCCCCCCGCAGGCGATGGGCAGGGAAGTGCTGCGGGCGATCGGATCGGGTGAGCGGACCTTCACCAATATCGCGCGCGCTGCCGGTGGCATCGCCCACAGCACCCTCACCAGGGCAGCTGATCTGCTGATCGACAAGCGCGTCGTTGCGGCCGAACTGCCGATCTCTCTGCACCCCTCGAAAGAGCGCCGCTACCGGGTGGCGGATCCCTATCTGCGCTTCTGGCTGGCGTTCCTCGATCCGCACATGGCAGAGATCGAGCGCATGCGAGGCGACCTCACCCTGGCCCGCGTAAGGGATCAGTGGACCAGTTGGCGAGGACGTGCCGTCGAGCCGCTGATCCGCGAGTCCCTCGCCCGCATCCTGCCCGACGGCGAGCTGCCTGCCGTTCCCGTTGTTGGCGGCTACTGGACCCGCAGCAACGATGTCGAGATCGATCTCGTGGGCGCCGACCGGCAGCCCGTAGCCAAGCAGTTGTTGTTCCTGGGGTCGATCAAGTGGCTGGAGACCTCCCGGTTCGACGCCCACGATCTGGCGGCCCTGCACAAGCACAGAGCCGCGCTCACCGACGATCCGATCCCGCTCGTCGCGGTCTCCCGAAGCGGCGTCAGCTGTTCCGGACTCCAGGCAATCTTCGGGCCAGAAGAATTGCTCAGCGCCTGGCGCCCCCGCTAG
- a CDS encoding GAF domain-containing protein, which yields MPTPADGRQEQAQWPRFTTWAREAGFVHTHAVPLRLRQRVVGALNLFQHRPGSFTQADRLLAQALADIATITILQQRTLDRATSNASSSRPP from the coding sequence ATTCCCACCCCGGCCGACGGAAGGCAGGAGCAGGCCCAGTGGCCTCGCTTCACCACCTGGGCACGGGAGGCAGGCTTCGTCCACACCCACGCCGTACCGCTACGTCTGCGTCAGCGCGTCGTCGGCGCCCTCAACCTCTTCCAGCACCGTCCCGGCTCCTTCACCCAGGCCGACCGTCTGCTGGCCCAGGCCCTGGCGGACATCGCCACCATCACCATCCTGCAGCAGCGCACCCTGGACAGAGCAACCTCGAACGCGTCCAGCTCCAGACCGCCCTGA
- a CDS encoding sensor histidine kinase encodes MNKATGATRGTGAAAVPQLRLDELLEDLQAQITQVRSTRDRVNALLEAVLSVGTDLDLGAVLRQIVQSAVTLVDAEYGALGVLGEEGGLKEFITVGMDEETIAAIGHYPRGEGILGLLIREPHSLRLADLGDHPDAVGFPAEHPPMRSFLGAPVRVREKAFGNLYLTNKRAGAVFDADDEVVLATLAAAAGVAIDNARLYDAVHRRERWLTAGGELTRSLMYGTDPAEVLETFTDTVRDMADADLAILALPVPHTGNLVVEAAAGQDADRVRGLVLPDVTLAGKVYSSGETITTGNWKTDPRTEHDSALMPLGPVFLVPLGTPDHVRGVLQVACLPGRPPFADAVVTMIAGFANHAALALEIAEHRRTAEQLMLLSDRDRIARDLHDLAIQRLFAGGLTLQSVLAHVADRPQEAERIRRVVDDLDDTIKIIRSTVYALQQRAPTENTGLRGRLVTETGQATDALGLTPALRMTGPLDTLVPQDIADHLIAVLRGALANAARHAHASAVDVAVEVSATHLRLRIADNGRGVDPAHARGSGLTGLRSRAAELGGTFTIAAGQPAGTVLEWTVPLPTDDS; translated from the coding sequence ATGAACAAGGCCACGGGCGCCACGCGCGGTACCGGAGCGGCGGCAGTGCCTCAGCTGCGGCTGGATGAGCTGCTGGAGGACCTGCAGGCGCAGATCACGCAGGTGCGTTCCACCCGTGACCGGGTGAACGCGCTGCTGGAGGCGGTCCTGAGCGTCGGGACCGACCTGGACCTGGGCGCGGTACTGCGGCAGATCGTGCAGTCCGCGGTCACCCTGGTCGACGCCGAGTACGGTGCGCTGGGCGTGCTGGGCGAGGAGGGCGGGCTCAAGGAGTTCATCACGGTCGGGATGGACGAGGAGACCATCGCCGCCATCGGGCACTACCCGCGAGGAGAGGGCATCCTGGGGCTGCTGATCCGGGAGCCGCACTCGCTGCGGCTGGCGGATCTGGGGGACCACCCGGATGCCGTGGGCTTCCCCGCGGAGCATCCACCGATGCGGAGTTTCCTGGGCGCCCCGGTCCGGGTGCGGGAGAAGGCGTTCGGCAATCTGTACCTCACCAACAAACGCGCCGGGGCCGTTTTCGACGCCGACGACGAGGTGGTGCTGGCGACCCTCGCCGCAGCGGCGGGAGTCGCGATCGATAACGCCCGGCTGTACGACGCCGTCCACCGCCGTGAACGCTGGCTGACCGCCGGCGGCGAACTGACCCGCAGCCTGATGTACGGCACTGATCCTGCCGAGGTCCTGGAGACCTTCACCGACACCGTCCGCGACATGGCCGACGCCGACCTGGCGATCCTCGCCCTGCCCGTCCCGCACACCGGCAACCTGGTCGTCGAAGCCGCGGCCGGTCAGGACGCCGACCGTGTACGCGGTCTGGTCCTGCCCGACGTCACGCTGGCCGGGAAGGTCTACAGCTCCGGAGAGACGATCACCACCGGAAACTGGAAGACCGATCCGCGCACCGAGCACGACAGTGCCCTGATGCCCCTGGGGCCGGTCTTCCTGGTTCCCCTCGGCACCCCGGACCACGTACGCGGCGTCCTGCAGGTCGCCTGCCTACCCGGCCGTCCGCCCTTCGCGGACGCAGTTGTCACCATGATCGCCGGATTCGCCAACCACGCCGCCCTCGCCCTGGAGATCGCCGAGCACCGCCGTACCGCCGAACAGCTCATGCTCCTCAGCGACCGCGACCGCATCGCCCGCGACCTGCACGACCTGGCCATCCAGCGGCTGTTCGCCGGAGGACTGACCCTGCAATCGGTCCTCGCCCACGTCGCCGACCGCCCGCAGGAGGCCGAGCGCATCCGGCGGGTCGTGGACGACCTCGACGACACCATCAAGATCATCCGCTCCACCGTCTACGCCCTTCAACAGCGTGCCCCCACCGAGAACACCGGCCTGAGGGGCCGCCTGGTCACCGAAACCGGCCAGGCCACCGACGCCCTCGGCCTCACCCCCGCCCTGCGCATGACCGGCCCGCTCGACACCCTCGTCCCCCAGGACATCGCCGACCACCTGATCGCCGTCCTCCGCGGAGCCCTCGCCAACGCCGCCAGGCATGCCCATGCCTCCGCAGTGGACGTCGCCGTCGAGGTCAGCGCCACGCACCTGCGATTGCGGATCGCCGACAACGGCCGCGGTGTCGATCCGGCCCACGCGCGCGGCAGCGGCCTGACCGGCCTGCGCAGCCGAGCCGCCGAACTCGGCGGCACCTTCACCATCGCCGCCGGCCAGCCCGCCGGCACCGTCTTGGAGTGGACTGTCCCGCTCCCCACCGACGACAGTTGA
- a CDS encoding helix-turn-helix domain-containing protein, translating to MAALFGSRVRRLRTAAGLTQAELGEKTHVVSTRITQVERASGARPTLELARALDAALGADDLLVDLWAYVYREGFPDWSRAFMAHSERAVAVAQYVAHVVPGLLQTEEYARALLSVGRTLRSDAQLEERLTARMGRQARLRSSDRPDLWVVLDEAVLQRPIGGRPVMRRQLTRLLEAAAEPHITVQVLPFDQGEHDVMGGSLTLLTLPEGAEVAYTEGAHYGQLIEDPAEVRSFAVTYDRLRAAALPPLMSLGMIRSVMEGNHRGASVPSRSERRRLAQEQLQQSGGRRLRGGGGGRVSRPRPRT from the coding sequence ATGGCGGCGCTGTTCGGCTCACGGGTCCGCAGACTCCGTACGGCGGCCGGGCTGACCCAGGCCGAACTGGGCGAGAAGACACACGTGGTGAGCACCCGCATCACCCAGGTCGAGCGGGCGTCCGGGGCGAGACCGACGCTGGAGCTGGCGCGCGCCCTCGACGCCGCCCTCGGGGCGGACGACCTGCTGGTCGACCTGTGGGCGTACGTGTACCGGGAGGGGTTCCCGGACTGGTCGCGGGCGTTCATGGCGCACTCGGAGCGGGCGGTGGCTGTCGCACAGTACGTGGCCCATGTGGTGCCCGGTCTGTTGCAGACCGAGGAGTACGCGAGGGCCCTGCTGAGCGTCGGCCGGACGCTGAGAAGCGACGCGCAACTGGAGGAGCGGCTCACGGCCCGAATGGGACGGCAGGCACGTCTGCGCTCGTCCGACCGGCCGGACCTGTGGGTTGTCCTGGACGAGGCCGTGTTGCAACGCCCGATCGGCGGACGGCCGGTGATGCGGCGGCAGTTGACCCGGCTGCTGGAGGCCGCCGCAGAGCCCCACATCACGGTGCAGGTACTCCCGTTCGACCAGGGCGAGCACGATGTGATGGGCGGATCCCTGACGCTGCTGACGCTCCCCGAGGGCGCGGAAGTCGCCTACACGGAAGGCGCGCACTACGGCCAACTCATCGAGGATCCGGCCGAGGTGAGGAGCTTCGCGGTGACTTACGATCGGCTGCGGGCGGCAGCACTGCCCCCGCTCATGTCGCTCGGCATGATCCGATCCGTGATGGAGGGCAACCACCGTGGAGCGAGTGTCCCGTCCCGATCCGAACGGCGCCGCTTGGCGCAAGAGCAGCTACAGCAATCAGGAGGGCGGCGACTGCGTGGAGGTGGCGGCGGACGGGTCTCCCGGCCTCGTCCCCGTACGTGA
- a CDS encoding DUF6191 domain-containing protein produces the protein MGFIVFMTLPGLVLLLTATAFVDQLMLRAGRAGMLPWRGSARQGQISATGFEQLHASFSPGKQSELEQRRVTLVLRDDEGDGAPPRTRVDLAAGTAVIRVGAQAQGRDRDRDRVSGRGRDQV, from the coding sequence ATGGGATTCATCGTGTTCATGACGCTGCCGGGGCTGGTTCTGCTGCTGACGGCCACCGCGTTCGTCGATCAGCTGATGCTGAGGGCCGGGCGGGCCGGGATGCTGCCGTGGCGCGGGAGCGCGCGGCAGGGGCAGATATCGGCGACCGGCTTTGAGCAGTTGCACGCGAGCTTCTCGCCGGGGAAGCAGAGCGAGCTGGAGCAGCGCAGGGTGACCCTGGTGCTGCGGGACGACGAGGGTGACGGGGCGCCGCCGCGTACGCGGGTGGACCTGGCGGCGGGGACGGCGGTGATCCGGGTCGGGGCCCAGGCCCAGGGTCGGGATCGGGATCGGGATCGGGTCTCCGGGCGCGGTCGCGATCAGGTTTGA
- a CDS encoding AAA family ATPase, translating to MRVGSGTTRLIVLRGNSASGKSAVAQGVRDRYGRGLAVVGQDNVRRAILRERDVPGGANIGLIDAVARYALDAGYHVVVEGILYADRYGDMLRGLREDHRGQSRFYYLDVPFEETLRRHAGKPQAAEYGERELREWYRPQDLLAGGIERVIGAESSLDGTIGQVMGVFAA from the coding sequence ATGAGAGTGGGATCGGGCACGACACGGCTCATCGTGCTGCGCGGAAACTCGGCCTCCGGCAAGAGCGCGGTGGCCCAGGGGGTACGGGACCGGTACGGGCGGGGTCTGGCTGTGGTGGGCCAGGACAATGTGCGCCGGGCGATTCTGCGGGAGCGGGATGTGCCGGGCGGGGCGAACATCGGGCTGATCGACGCGGTGGCGCGGTATGCGCTCGACGCGGGATACCACGTGGTCGTCGAGGGGATTCTGTACGCGGACCGGTACGGGGACATGCTGCGGGGGCTGCGGGAGGACCACCGGGGGCAGAGCCGCTTCTACTACCTCGACGTGCCGTTCGAGGAGACGCTGCGCCGCCATGCGGGCAAGCCGCAGGCGGCGGAGTACGGGGAGCGGGAGCTGCGGGAGTGGTACCGGCCGCAGGATCTGCTGGCCGGGGGCATTGAGCGGGTGATCGGGGCGGAGAGCAGCCTCGACGGGACAATCGGGCAGGTCATGGGCGTCTTCGCTGCCTAG
- a CDS encoding ATP-binding protein, producing the protein MHPEQSAQFTSSPRGARRARHFAVRCMGEWGYPPPSETSCTVALLVGELTANAVHHGNVPGRDFRLRLSLDEAPGVIRIEVADASAHRPPVTPPPPPPPDAESGRGLLLVDILAVRWGSAPRDHLGKTVWAEVLPSSLDKDRLDL; encoded by the coding sequence GTGCACCCGGAGCAGAGCGCCCAGTTCACCTCCTCACCCCGAGGCGCGCGACGCGCCCGGCACTTCGCCGTACGGTGCATGGGCGAGTGGGGATATCCGCCGCCGTCCGAGACGTCGTGCACCGTCGCCCTGCTGGTCGGCGAGCTGACCGCCAACGCCGTACACCACGGCAACGTCCCGGGGCGGGACTTCCGGCTCCGGCTCAGCCTGGACGAAGCGCCGGGCGTGATCCGTATCGAGGTCGCGGACGCCTCCGCGCACCGGCCACCCGTCACCCCGCCCCCGCCGCCCCCACCCGACGCCGAGTCGGGCCGCGGGCTGCTCCTGGTGGACATCCTGGCCGTGCGCTGGGGCTCGGCTCCTCGTGATCACCTCGGCAAGACGGTCTGGGCGGAGGTGCTTCCGTCTTCACTCGATAAAGACCGCCTTGATCTGTAA
- a CDS encoding SURF1 family protein → MYRFLLTPRWLAGHLFVVLACVFCVFMGSWQLSRFESRVETHRTAEKDTKAAAAARPVALAKLLPNVKSQVTTVSSGRAVTATGRYDTARQLLVPDRTLDGRTGFYVLTPLRVADGTALPVVRGWLPGKASASAVPAAPAGQVTVTGALQAPESTSTDGAISSGGLPEGQLGMISAASLVNLLPYDVYSAWITQSEAVAAPLKAVPATVAPGTGLDLKAFQNLGYTGEWFVFAGFVVFMWFRLFRREAEAQRDAALGLPPESEADVQVPQREVELKS, encoded by the coding sequence GTGTACCGGTTCCTGCTGACCCCGCGCTGGCTCGCCGGCCATCTGTTCGTGGTGCTGGCCTGCGTCTTCTGCGTCTTCATGGGCAGCTGGCAGCTCAGCCGCTTCGAGAGCCGGGTCGAGACCCACCGCACGGCCGAGAAGGACACCAAGGCCGCGGCCGCCGCCCGGCCGGTGGCCCTCGCCAAGCTGCTGCCGAACGTGAAGTCCCAGGTCACCACGGTCTCCTCGGGTCGGGCCGTCACCGCCACCGGCCGCTACGACACCGCCCGCCAGCTCCTGGTCCCCGACCGCACGCTGGACGGCCGCACCGGCTTCTACGTCCTCACCCCGCTGCGCGTCGCCGACGGCACCGCGCTTCCGGTGGTCCGCGGCTGGCTCCCCGGCAAGGCCTCCGCATCGGCCGTCCCCGCCGCCCCCGCCGGCCAGGTCACCGTCACCGGCGCCCTCCAGGCCCCCGAGAGCACCTCGACCGACGGCGCCATCTCCAGCGGCGGCCTCCCCGAGGGCCAGCTCGGCATGATCAGCGCGGCCTCGCTGGTCAACCTGCTGCCGTACGACGTCTACAGCGCCTGGATCACCCAGTCCGAAGCCGTGGCCGCCCCGCTCAAAGCCGTCCCCGCGACCGTCGCCCCGGGCACCGGCCTCGACCTCAAGGCCTTCCAGAACCTCGGCTACACCGGCGAGTGGTTCGTCTTCGCCGGCTTCGTCGTCTTCATGTGGTTCCGGCTCTTCCGCCGCGAGGCGGAGGCCCAGCGCGACGCCGCGCTGGGCCTGCCGCCGGAGTCAGAGGCTGATGTCCAGGTGCCGCAGCGCGAAGTCGAGCTCAAGTCGTAG